One part of the Ochotona princeps isolate mOchPri1 chromosome 3, mOchPri1.hap1, whole genome shotgun sequence genome encodes these proteins:
- the P2RY14 gene encoding P2Y purinoceptor 14, with protein sequence MTNSTTTEPPAEPCSKNTLITQQIIPGLYCVVFVAGILLNGVSGWIFFSVPSSKSFIVYLKNIVVADFLMGLTIPFKVLADSRLGPWQLVVFVCRVSAVIFYVNMYVSIVFFGLISFDRYFKIVKPLSTSFIQSVNYSKLLSLVIWSLTLFLAVPNIILTNQRVRDVTTQIKCMELKSQLGRQWHKASNYIFVGIFWVVFLLLIIFYTAITRKIFKSHLKSRRNSISVKKKSSRNIFSIVFVFFVCFVPYHIARIPYTRSQTEAHYSCQAKEILLYVKEFTLLLSAANVCLDPIIYFFLCQPFREILCKKLHISLVDQNELDPSKTKRGNAMHESTDTL encoded by the coding sequence ATGACCAACTCAACCACCACAGAGCCTCCAGCAGAGCCCTGCTCCAAGAACACCCTTATAACCCAGCAGATCATCCCTGGGCTGTACTGCGTGGTCTTCGTGGCAGGCATCCTCCTCAACGGAGTGTCGGGATGGATATTCTTCTCTGTGCCCAGCTCCAAGAGCTTCATCGTTTATCTCAAGAACATCGTTGTTGCAGACTTTCTGATGGGCCTGACTATCCCCTTCAAGGTCCTGGCCGATTCGCGGCTCGGGCCCTGGCAGCTGGTTGTGTTCGTCTGCAGAGTCTCCGCGGTGATCTTCTATGTGAACATGTATGTCAGCATCGTGTTCTTCGGGCTCATCAGCTTTGACCGCTATTTTAAGATCGTGAAGCCACTTTCTACATCCTTTATCCAGTCCGTGAACTACAGCAAACTCCTGTCGCTCGTGATCTGGTCGCTCACGCTCTTCCTCGCTGTCCCCAACATCATCCTCACCAACCAGAGAGTCAGGGATGTGACAACACAGATAAAATGCATGGAGCTAAAAAGCCAACTGGGACGCCAGTGGCACAAAGCTTCAAACTACATCTTTGTGGGCATCTTCTGGGTTGTGTTCCTTTTGCTAATCATTTTCTACACTGCTATCACAAGGAAAATCTTTAAGTCCCacctgaaatccagaaggaattCCATCTCAGTCAAAAAGAAATCCAGTCGCAACATCTTCAGCATCGTGTTTGTGTTCTTTGTCTGCTTTGTACCTTACCACATCGCCAGGATCCCCTACACTAGGAGTCAGACAGAGGCTCATTACAGCTGTCAGGCCAAAGAGATCCTGCTCTACGTCAAAGAATTCACTCTGCTCCTGTCTGCCGCAAATGTATGCCTGGACCccattatttatttctttctatgcCAGCCATTCAGAGAGATTTTATGTAAGAAACTGCACATCTCACTGGTAGATCAGAATGAACTAGATCCTTCCAAAACCAAAAGGGGGAATGCAATGCATGAAAGCACGGACACTTTATGA